A single genomic interval of Nonomuraea rubra harbors:
- a CDS encoding tautomerase family protein → MPFVRIDALRADAARLDALGRAVHDALVETIGIPPGDLFQVLTAHDGARGTLRYGDFPGIRRDDDLVYVSITLRSGRTPAQKQALYRRIAELARSYAGTDPRNVLVYLTENESIDWSFGEGIAQYAVTQGTDGPAG, encoded by the coding sequence ATGCCCTTCGTCCGCATCGACGCGCTCCGGGCCGACGCCGCCCGGCTCGACGCGCTCGGCCGCGCCGTACACGATGCCCTGGTCGAGACGATCGGCATCCCGCCCGGCGACCTGTTCCAGGTCCTCACCGCGCACGACGGCGCGCGCGGCACGCTGCGGTACGGCGACTTCCCCGGCATCCGCCGCGACGACGACCTCGTGTACGTCTCGATCACCCTGCGCTCCGGCCGTACCCCCGCGCAGAAGCAGGCCCTGTACCGGCGGATCGCCGAGCTCGCCCGCTCCTACGCGGGCACCGACCCGCGCAACGTGCTCGTCTACCTGACCGAGAACGAGTCGATCGACTGGTCGTTCGGGGAGGGTATCGCCCAGTACGCCGTCACCCAGGGCACGGACGGGCCTGCCGGCTGA
- a CDS encoding TetR/AcrR family transcriptional regulator, producing MDTRERLIESTRELLWERGYVGTSPKAIQQRSGAGQGSMYHHFHGKPDLALAAITRSAGELRERARTAFEGPGTVAERVAAYLRRERDALKGCPVGRLTQDPDVMADPELRRPIEETFAWLTGTLAGLIAQGRADGELHPALDPAATAAALVAAVQGGYVLARAAGSPDVYAQAVEGALALVLLQPKENH from the coding sequence GTGGACACGAGGGAACGACTCATCGAGAGCACCCGCGAGCTGCTGTGGGAGCGCGGCTACGTGGGCACCAGCCCCAAGGCGATCCAGCAGCGCTCCGGCGCCGGCCAGGGCAGCATGTACCACCACTTCCACGGCAAACCCGACCTCGCCCTCGCCGCGATCACCCGCAGCGCCGGCGAGCTGCGGGAGCGGGCCCGCACCGCGTTCGAAGGCCCCGGCACCGTGGCCGAACGCGTCGCCGCCTACCTGCGGCGCGAACGCGACGCGCTCAAGGGCTGCCCGGTCGGCCGGCTCACCCAGGACCCGGACGTCATGGCCGATCCCGAGCTGCGCAGGCCCATCGAGGAGACGTTCGCCTGGCTCACCGGCACCCTGGCCGGCCTGATCGCGCAGGGCCGCGCGGACGGCGAGCTGCACCCCGCCCTCGACCCCGCCGCCACGGCCGCCGCGCTCGTCGCGGCCGTCCAGGGCGGCTACGTGCTGGCCCGCGCCGCCGGCTCCCCGGACGTGTACGCCCAGGCCGTCGAGGGCGCACTCGCCCTCGTCCTGCTCCAGCCGAAGGAGAACCACTGA
- a CDS encoding DUF6300 family protein, whose translation MSGDPACPRCTGEVLAVLRLPHTWTNASGRPVRGHGEVLLCARCDAGDPLATYFAVHGTARPEHAALLARLLRQWLDRVRPRAPDEDALRAEAEAWRRGEL comes from the coding sequence ATGAGTGGCGATCCCGCGTGCCCTCGCTGCACCGGTGAGGTGCTGGCCGTCCTGCGCCTGCCGCACACCTGGACGAACGCCTCGGGCCGCCCGGTGCGCGGGCACGGCGAGGTGCTGCTGTGCGCCCGCTGCGACGCCGGCGACCCGCTCGCCACGTACTTCGCCGTCCACGGGACGGCCCGCCCCGAACACGCGGCGCTCCTGGCCCGGCTCCTGCGCCAGTGGCTCGACCGCGTCCGGCCCCGGGCGCCGGACGAGGACGCGCTCCGCGCCGAGGCGGAGGCCTGGCGCAGGGGCGAGCTGTGA
- the dnaE gene encoding DNA polymerase III subunit alpha — protein sequence MGSFVHLHVHTEYSMLDGAAKVGLLMEEVSRQGMPAVAMSDHGNVHGAYEFYQAARKAGVKPIIGIEAYLAPASRHHRGPVYYSDNLALRRSNDDTGEGGDVSGRGLYTHLTMWAEGAQGLRNLFRLQSRAWLEGHVQKYPRMDDELLAEHGAGLIATTGCPSGEVQTRLRLGQYEQAVEAAARYRDLFGAGNYYLELMDHGLPIERRVRDDLLRLGRQLALPPLATNDSHYVTENQARAHDALLCVGTGKRLADADRFRFSGSGYFVKPAARMRELWDAEVPGACDNTLLIAERVGDYGDVFAHRDLTPRFPVPEGETESSWLRRETLAGARRRYGGDPPAGVLDRIDYELSVIDAMGFPGYFLVVADICRYAREHGIGLGPGRGSATGSMVAYCTGITQLDPIEHKLIFERFLNPERITMPDVDLDFDDRRRDEMIDYVTRKYGDDRVCQIVTFSTIKAKAAVKDSCRVLGLPYAVGDRITKAFPAAVGGKEIPLAAIHDRNHPRHGEAAELRAMYEQDPDVKRVIDTATGIEGLTRGTGVHAAGVILSSEPLIDVIPLVKPKAGGPVITGFPFTQAEDMGLLKMDFLGLRNLTVIGDAIANVRANKGVEIDIFEVPTDDATTYELLARGDTLGVFQLDSGGMRVLLRLMQPTTFTDIAAVNALYRPGPMEMNAHTNYALRKTGKQQVEPIHPELEEALEPILGDTYHLVVFQEQVMAIAQQLAGYSLGAADLLRRAMGKKKKEVLDAEWDRFSAGMRGRGFSDEAIKAVWDVLVPFSGYGFNKSHTAGYGLVSYWTAYLKANHPCEYLAALLTSVGDDKDKMAVYLSDCRRLGIKVLPPDVNASKLDFTAVGSDIRFGLGAVRNVGANVVDAIVTTREAKGPYAGFDDFLAKVPSVVCNKRVIESLAKAGAFDSLGHVRKGLVAVHEQAVDAIIDVKRNEAHGQDTLFGEAGQSGAFSIAVPGGEWDRATLLAFEREMLGLYVSSHPLDGAERVLDAGRDTTIAELLASGRQDGTVRISGIVSGLQRKVTKQGSPWAIVTLEDHDASVECLIFPKTYTLYGETLAEDRVISLRGRINVRDETVSVYGEEVAVLDVSAAGAEQPVVISIQEGHLTARVVQEFKHILTAHPGRAPVHVHLHRRHAGNLLLDLVPFQVTPGPALYGDLKALLGAGAIGGA from the coding sequence GTGGGATCCTTCGTCCATCTGCACGTGCACACCGAGTACAGCATGCTCGACGGCGCCGCGAAGGTCGGCCTGCTGATGGAGGAGGTGTCCCGGCAGGGCATGCCCGCCGTGGCGATGAGCGACCACGGCAACGTGCACGGGGCGTACGAGTTCTACCAGGCCGCGCGCAAGGCCGGCGTCAAGCCGATCATCGGCATCGAGGCGTACCTGGCGCCCGCCTCCCGGCACCACCGCGGGCCCGTCTACTACAGCGACAACCTCGCCCTGCGCCGCTCGAACGACGACACCGGCGAGGGCGGCGACGTCTCCGGCCGCGGCCTCTACACGCACCTGACGATGTGGGCGGAAGGCGCGCAGGGCCTGCGGAACCTGTTCCGCCTCCAGTCCCGCGCCTGGCTCGAAGGACACGTCCAGAAATATCCGCGCATGGACGACGAGCTGCTCGCCGAGCACGGCGCGGGGCTCATCGCCACGACCGGCTGCCCCTCCGGCGAGGTCCAGACCCGGCTCCGCCTCGGCCAGTACGAGCAGGCCGTCGAGGCCGCCGCCCGCTACCGCGACCTCTTCGGCGCCGGCAACTACTACCTGGAGCTGATGGACCACGGCCTGCCCATCGAGCGCCGCGTCCGCGACGACCTGCTGCGCCTGGGCAGGCAGCTCGCGCTGCCGCCTCTGGCCACCAACGACTCCCACTACGTCACCGAGAACCAGGCGCGGGCGCACGACGCGCTGCTGTGCGTCGGCACCGGCAAGCGGCTCGCGGACGCCGACCGCTTCCGCTTCAGCGGCAGCGGCTACTTCGTCAAGCCCGCCGCGCGGATGCGCGAGCTGTGGGACGCCGAGGTGCCAGGCGCGTGCGACAACACGCTGCTGATCGCCGAGCGGGTCGGCGACTACGGCGACGTCTTCGCCCACCGCGACCTCACGCCGCGCTTCCCCGTGCCGGAAGGCGAGACCGAGTCGTCCTGGCTGCGCAGGGAAACCCTCGCCGGCGCCCGCCGCCGCTACGGCGGCGACCCGCCGGCCGGCGTGCTCGACCGCATCGACTACGAGCTGTCCGTCATCGACGCGATGGGCTTCCCCGGCTACTTCCTCGTGGTGGCCGACATCTGCCGGTACGCCCGCGAGCACGGCATCGGCCTGGGCCCGGGGCGCGGCTCGGCCACCGGGTCGATGGTCGCGTACTGCACGGGCATCACCCAGCTCGACCCCATCGAGCACAAGCTCATCTTCGAACGTTTCCTCAACCCCGAACGCATCACCATGCCGGACGTCGACCTCGACTTCGACGACCGGCGCCGGGACGAGATGATCGACTACGTCACCCGCAAGTACGGCGACGACCGCGTCTGCCAGATCGTCACCTTCAGCACCATCAAGGCCAAGGCCGCCGTCAAGGACTCCTGCCGCGTGCTGGGCCTGCCGTACGCCGTCGGCGACCGCATCACCAAGGCCTTCCCCGCCGCGGTCGGCGGCAAGGAGATCCCCCTGGCCGCCATCCACGACAGGAACCACCCCCGCCACGGCGAGGCCGCCGAGCTGCGCGCCATGTACGAGCAGGACCCCGACGTCAAACGCGTGATCGACACCGCGACCGGCATCGAGGGCCTCACGCGCGGCACCGGCGTGCACGCCGCCGGCGTCATCCTGTCCAGCGAACCGCTCATCGACGTGATCCCGCTGGTCAAACCCAAGGCCGGCGGGCCTGTCATCACCGGGTTCCCGTTCACGCAGGCCGAGGACATGGGCCTGCTGAAGATGGACTTCCTCGGGCTGCGCAACCTGACCGTCATCGGCGACGCCATCGCGAACGTCCGCGCCAACAAGGGCGTCGAGATCGACATCTTCGAGGTCCCGACCGACGACGCCACCACGTACGAGCTGCTGGCCCGCGGCGACACCCTGGGGGTCTTCCAGCTCGACAGCGGCGGCATGCGGGTCCTGCTGCGGCTCATGCAGCCGACCACGTTCACCGACATCGCGGCCGTGAACGCGCTCTACCGGCCGGGACCGATGGAGATGAACGCCCACACCAACTACGCGCTGCGCAAGACCGGCAAGCAGCAGGTCGAGCCGATCCACCCCGAACTGGAGGAGGCCCTCGAACCCATCCTCGGCGACACCTACCACCTGGTCGTCTTCCAGGAGCAGGTCATGGCCATCGCCCAGCAGCTCGCCGGCTACTCGCTCGGCGCCGCCGACCTGCTGCGCCGCGCCATGGGCAAGAAGAAGAAGGAGGTGCTGGACGCCGAGTGGGACAGGTTCTCGGCGGGCATGCGCGGCCGCGGCTTCTCCGACGAGGCGATCAAGGCCGTCTGGGACGTGCTCGTGCCCTTCAGCGGCTACGGCTTCAACAAGTCCCACACCGCCGGCTACGGCCTGGTCTCCTACTGGACGGCCTACCTCAAGGCCAACCACCCCTGCGAGTACCTGGCCGCGCTGCTCACCTCCGTCGGCGACGACAAGGACAAGATGGCCGTCTACCTGTCCGACTGCCGCCGCCTCGGCATCAAGGTGCTGCCGCCGGACGTCAACGCCAGCAAGCTCGACTTCACCGCCGTCGGCTCCGACATCCGCTTCGGCCTCGGCGCCGTACGCAACGTCGGCGCCAACGTCGTGGACGCCATCGTCACCACCCGCGAGGCCAAGGGCCCCTACGCCGGCTTCGACGACTTCCTCGCCAAGGTGCCGTCCGTCGTCTGCAACAAGCGCGTCATCGAGTCGCTGGCCAAGGCGGGCGCGTTCGACTCGCTGGGGCACGTGCGCAAGGGCCTGGTGGCGGTGCACGAGCAGGCCGTCGACGCGATCATCGACGTCAAGCGCAACGAGGCCCACGGCCAGGACACCCTGTTCGGCGAGGCCGGCCAGAGCGGCGCCTTCTCCATCGCCGTCCCCGGCGGCGAGTGGGACCGGGCCACCCTGCTGGCCTTCGAACGCGAGATGCTCGGCCTGTACGTCTCCAGCCATCCCCTCGACGGCGCCGAACGCGTCCTGGACGCCGGCCGCGACACCACCATCGCCGAACTGCTCGCCTCGGGACGCCAGGACGGGACCGTCCGGATCAGCGGCATCGTCTCCGGCCTGCAGCGCAAGGTCACCAAGCAGGGCAGCCCGTGGGCGATCGTCACCCTGGAGGACCACGACGCCTCCGTGGAGTGCCTGATCTTCCCCAAGACGTACACGCTGTACGGGGAGACGCTGGCCGAGGACCGGGTCATCTCGCTGCGCGGCCGGATCAACGTGCGCGACGAGACGGTCAGCGTGTACGGCGAGGAGGTCGCCGTCCTCGACGTCTCGGCGGCCGGAGCCGAGCAGCCCGTGGTGATCTCGATCCAGGAGGGCCATCTGACGGCGCGGGTCGTGCAGGAGTTCAAGCACATCCTCACCGCCCATCCCGGCCGCGCGCCCGTCCACGTGCACCTGCACCGCCGGCATGCCGGCAACCTCCTGCTCGACCTGGTCCCGTTCCAGGTCACCCCGGGCCCCGCCCTCTACGGCGACCTCAAGGCGCTTCTCGGAGCCGGCGCGATCGGCGGCGCATGA
- a CDS encoding LysR family transcriptional regulator has protein sequence MEEGEADLDLGTVRAFVAVTEERYFSEAATRLRISQQAVSKRIAKLESDLGLRLFSRTRNGAELTEDGRAFLPHARALIGIADQTREVLRGRRRALRVDVLDTRLPATDLLRTFHRTGGEAGVEIVTSNGLRSARVALERGSVDAAFCRATGPLEDLGSVPAVLEPIHLLVSRGHPLAGRTSVRTAELAGSVVWMPGNVPGSEWEEFYRLLGAAFGFGIDASGPDFGWEHFVADVGAGRGVSLVGGLIRLPWHPDTVQVPLVEPAPVYPASLLFHRRNHHPVLESLVRFVTGNRPAFDPARQWLPEPDRAAFS, from the coding sequence GTGGAGGAAGGTGAGGCGGATCTGGATCTCGGCACGGTCCGCGCGTTCGTCGCCGTCACCGAGGAGCGGTACTTCAGCGAGGCCGCGACCCGGCTGCGGATCAGCCAGCAGGCCGTCTCGAAGCGGATCGCGAAGCTGGAGTCGGACCTGGGCCTGAGGCTGTTCTCCCGGACCCGCAACGGGGCCGAGCTGACCGAGGACGGGCGGGCGTTCCTGCCCCATGCCCGCGCCCTGATCGGGATCGCCGACCAGACGCGGGAGGTGCTGCGCGGGCGGCGGCGCGCGCTGCGGGTGGACGTTCTGGACACGCGGCTGCCCGCCACCGACCTCCTGCGGACCTTCCACCGCACGGGCGGCGAGGCGGGGGTGGAGATCGTCACCTCCAACGGGCTCAGATCCGCCCGCGTCGCGCTCGAACGCGGTTCCGTGGACGCCGCCTTCTGCCGCGCGACCGGGCCGCTGGAGGACCTCGGCAGCGTGCCCGCCGTACTGGAGCCGATCCACCTGCTGGTCAGCCGCGGCCATCCGCTCGCCGGGCGGACCTCGGTGCGGACGGCGGAGCTGGCGGGCTCGGTGGTGTGGATGCCCGGCAACGTGCCCGGCAGCGAGTGGGAGGAGTTCTACCGGCTGCTCGGCGCGGCGTTCGGTTTCGGGATCGACGCCTCGGGGCCCGACTTCGGGTGGGAGCACTTCGTGGCGGACGTCGGCGCCGGCCGGGGTGTGAGCCTGGTCGGCGGGCTGATCCGCCTGCCCTGGCATCCGGACACCGTGCAGGTCCCGCTCGTGGAGCCCGCGCCGGTCTATCCGGCCTCGCTGCTGTTCCACCGGCGCAACCACCATCCGGTGCTGGAGTCGCTCGTACGCTTCGTGACGGGCAACCGGCCGGCGTTCGATCCCGCGCGCCAGTGGCTGCCCGAGCCCGACCGGGCCGCGTTCAGCTGA
- a CDS encoding SAM-dependent methyltransferase, with protein sequence MDENVPQGIDPTVPSVARMYDYYLGGKDNFAADRAAAEQIIQLARASGTDVREVALANRGFLIRAVRHLAEAGVRQFLDIGAGLPTQDNVHQVVQRITPGSRVVYVDNDPIVLTHAQALLADNPDTFAVQGDLHRPADILKSAAAHLDFGRPVAIVVAAVLHFFHDDGEVAAIAATLRDALVPGGYLVLSHGYVEPGEGDPARLDEARGVYRRSASGAVAWRDRETVRGYFDGLELLEPGIVPAQEWRNDDPYVPPGLAKGGVLAGVGRRA encoded by the coding sequence GTGGACGAGAACGTTCCCCAGGGCATCGACCCGACGGTGCCCAGCGTCGCGCGGATGTACGACTACTACCTGGGCGGCAAGGACAACTTCGCGGCCGACCGGGCGGCGGCCGAGCAGATCATCCAGCTCGCCCGCGCATCCGGCACCGACGTGCGCGAGGTCGCCCTGGCCAACCGCGGATTCCTCATCCGCGCCGTACGGCACCTGGCCGAGGCGGGGGTACGGCAGTTCCTCGACATCGGCGCCGGGCTGCCCACGCAGGACAACGTGCACCAGGTGGTGCAGCGGATCACGCCGGGCTCGAGGGTCGTCTACGTCGACAACGATCCGATCGTGCTGACCCACGCCCAGGCCCTGCTCGCCGACAACCCCGACACCTTCGCCGTCCAGGGGGACCTGCACCGGCCCGCGGACATCCTCAAGTCCGCCGCCGCCCACCTCGACTTCGGGCGGCCCGTGGCGATCGTCGTGGCCGCCGTCCTGCACTTCTTCCACGACGACGGCGAGGTCGCCGCGATCGCCGCCACCCTGCGGGACGCGCTGGTGCCGGGCGGGTACCTGGTGCTGTCGCACGGCTACGTCGAGCCGGGCGAGGGCGACCCGGCCAGGCTGGACGAGGCGCGCGGCGTGTACCGTCGCTCGGCCTCGGGCGCGGTGGCCTGGCGCGACCGCGAGACCGTACGCGGCTACTTCGACGGGCTGGAGCTGCTGGAGCCGGGGATCGTGCCGGCCCAGGAGTGGCGCAACGACGATCCGTACGTGCCGCCGGGCCTGGCCAAGGGCGGCGTCCTGGCCGGCGTCGGCCGCCGCGCCTGA
- a CDS encoding methyltransferase: MPTEISGELPADGREATRYLIDEALGYVYPGALRAAASLGVADLLAGGPLTVAELAGRAGVHEAGLRRVLRVLATRGVFEELADGRFALTPVGQALRSDAPVSARPAVLMLTDTTLWRPAGEVELSLRRGGSVFEDLFGMSFFDYVAGNPQTAATFHTGMAAFSDQENELVAAAYDFPASGVVADVGGGHGGFLLEVLRRRPGLDGVLMDEEHVVAGHRLGAEDVKGRWRAVPGDFFREVPAGADVYVIKRVLHDWDDESCVTILRNCRRAMVPGGRVLVIDAVVPPGNEPHQAKAVDMILMTAVPGRERTEAEFAGLLAAAGLRMSRVVPTGTVVSIVEAVEP; the protein is encoded by the coding sequence ATGCCGACAGAGATCAGCGGTGAGCTGCCCGCGGACGGGCGGGAAGCGACGCGGTACCTCATCGACGAGGCGCTCGGGTACGTCTACCCGGGCGCGTTGCGCGCCGCGGCCTCGCTCGGCGTGGCGGATCTGCTGGCCGGCGGGCCGCTCACCGTCGCGGAGCTGGCCGGGAGGGCCGGCGTGCACGAGGCGGGGCTGCGCCGGGTCCTGCGGGTACTGGCCACGCGCGGCGTCTTCGAGGAGCTGGCCGACGGGCGCTTCGCCCTCACGCCGGTCGGGCAGGCGCTGCGCTCCGACGCGCCCGTCTCGGCGCGGCCGGCCGTCCTCATGCTCACCGACACCACCCTGTGGCGGCCCGCCGGCGAGGTGGAGCTGTCGCTGAGGCGGGGCGGCTCGGTGTTCGAGGACCTCTTCGGCATGTCGTTCTTCGACTACGTCGCCGGGAACCCGCAGACCGCCGCCACCTTCCACACCGGCATGGCGGCCTTCTCCGACCAGGAGAACGAGCTCGTCGCCGCCGCGTACGACTTCCCCGCGTCCGGCGTCGTGGCCGACGTCGGCGGCGGGCACGGCGGGTTCCTGCTGGAGGTGCTGCGCCGGCGTCCCGGCCTGGACGGCGTGCTGATGGACGAGGAGCACGTGGTCGCCGGGCACCGGCTCGGCGCCGAGGACGTCAAGGGCCGCTGGCGGGCGGTGCCCGGCGACTTCTTCCGCGAGGTGCCCGCCGGGGCGGACGTCTACGTGATCAAGCGGGTGCTGCACGACTGGGACGACGAGAGCTGCGTGACCATCCTGCGCAACTGCCGGCGCGCGATGGTGCCCGGCGGGCGCGTCCTGGTCATCGACGCGGTCGTCCCGCCCGGCAACGAGCCCCACCAGGCCAAGGCCGTGGACATGATACTGATGACCGCGGTCCCCGGGCGGGAGCGTACGGAGGCGGAGTTCGCCGGGCTGCTCGCCGCGGCGGGGCTGCGGATGTCGCGGGTCGTGCCCACCGGGACGGTGGTCTCCATCGTGGAGGCGGTCGAGCCGTAG
- a CDS encoding serine hydrolase domain-containing protein has translation MKRAMIACLAALSVGATTLSGTAATAQDSELDRQRLRQTLNAVHKAGMYGTYSHVADGRESWKGAAGFADVDTRRPVRPDMVHRVGSITKTFTAVAVLQQVGRGTIELDAPVARYLPGLIPGERGQRITVRMLLNHTSHISDYDHLIFQTVEDLDANRFRTWQPQELIDLALAASATGQPGVAPGEYSNTNYVIAGLLLEKVTGVKAERYITDHVIRKAGLRHTSFPRSPHIPGPHSRAYEGLSGLIDPPRDYSVYDMSLAWTAGAVVATMEDLSRFYRQLLRGDLLDAGLLAEMLETVPLREGATVSEYGLGIYPLDLPCGRFWGHQGGVIGMTTMSFSSPDGDRRVSMGFNLTGYVRFDENGNPVPHPIDAAVWDHVLAATCGPGAAAATDTAPPATPFPLDRIPIER, from the coding sequence TTGAAACGAGCCATGATCGCGTGCCTCGCCGCGTTATCGGTGGGAGCCACGACGCTGTCCGGAACCGCCGCCACGGCCCAGGACTCCGAGCTGGACCGGCAGAGGCTGCGCCAGACCTTGAACGCCGTTCACAAGGCCGGCATGTACGGCACCTACTCCCACGTGGCCGACGGCCGCGAGAGCTGGAAGGGCGCCGCCGGGTTCGCCGACGTGGACACGCGCCGCCCCGTACGCCCCGACATGGTGCACCGGGTCGGCAGCATCACCAAGACGTTCACCGCCGTGGCCGTGCTGCAGCAGGTCGGCCGGGGCACGATCGAGCTCGACGCGCCCGTCGCGCGCTACCTGCCCGGCCTGATCCCGGGCGAGCGCGGGCAGCGGATCACCGTACGCATGCTGCTCAACCACACCAGCCACATCTCCGACTACGACCACCTGATCTTCCAGACGGTCGAGGACCTGGACGCCAACCGCTTCCGCACCTGGCAGCCGCAGGAGCTGATCGACCTGGCCCTGGCGGCCTCCGCGACCGGGCAGCCCGGAGTGGCGCCCGGCGAGTACTCCAACACGAACTACGTCATCGCCGGCCTGCTGCTGGAGAAGGTGACGGGCGTCAAGGCGGAGCGGTACATCACCGACCACGTCATCAGGAAGGCCGGGCTGCGCCATACGTCGTTCCCGCGCAGCCCGCACATCCCGGGGCCGCACTCCAGGGCGTACGAGGGCCTGTCCGGGCTCATCGACCCGCCCAGGGACTACAGCGTCTACGACATGTCGCTCGCCTGGACGGCCGGCGCCGTCGTCGCCACCATGGAGGACCTGAGCCGCTTCTACCGGCAGCTGCTGCGAGGCGACCTGCTCGACGCCGGCCTGCTCGCCGAGATGCTGGAGACGGTGCCGCTCAGGGAGGGCGCGACCGTGTCGGAGTACGGGCTGGGCATCTACCCGCTGGACCTGCCGTGCGGCCGGTTCTGGGGGCACCAGGGCGGGGTCATCGGCATGACCACGATGTCGTTCTCCAGCCCGGACGGCGACCGCCGCGTCTCCATGGGCTTCAACCTCACGGGCTACGTGCGCTTCGACGAGAACGGCAACCCCGTGCCGCATCCCATCGACGCGGCGGTCTGGGACCACGTCCTGGCCGCGACCTGCGGCCCGGGCGCCGCGGCCGCGACGGACACGGCGCCGCCCGCCACGCCGTTCCCGCTGGACCGGATCCCGATCGAGCGGTGA
- a CDS encoding acyl-CoA dehydrogenase family protein: protein MSDTPRLHHGGATLLERARDLRTMIDRESAAAEAQGRLTGPVVDALHEAGVFGMWVPEPLGGAELSPKELLGVFEELTYADPSTGWAVMATTLANGTGGAYLGDEAVERIFKGPRMPLIAGQGTRPGVAVREDGGFRLSGRWSFASGMLHSQYAHSAAAIEGTGEIRIFVNPIEDVRILGNWDVLGLRATGSVDYAIDDLFVPESQTHDFTTDRPLRGGAIYRLGLLDQALICHSGWALGIGRRLLDELARHASSRAGRPGQIAGSDAFHTDFARAEAAFRAAAALIHQTWDDVESTLESGGTLSVRQETMVRLALNHITSTVAETGRFVYASGGTSALRDGLVQRLFRDVCAGAAHITSGPQVLAECGRELAGLAPGRTWTVFTLEDTRP from the coding sequence ATGAGCGATACGCCGCGACTGCACCATGGTGGCGCCACCCTGCTGGAGCGCGCCCGCGACCTGCGCACCATGATCGATCGCGAGTCGGCCGCGGCCGAGGCGCAGGGCAGGCTGACCGGCCCCGTCGTGGACGCGCTGCACGAGGCGGGCGTCTTCGGCATGTGGGTCCCCGAACCGCTCGGCGGGGCCGAGCTGTCGCCCAAGGAACTGCTCGGCGTGTTCGAGGAGCTCACCTACGCCGACCCCTCGACGGGCTGGGCCGTCATGGCCACCACGCTCGCGAACGGCACGGGCGGCGCCTACCTGGGCGACGAGGCCGTCGAGCGGATCTTCAAGGGGCCCAGGATGCCGCTGATCGCGGGCCAGGGCACGCGTCCCGGCGTGGCCGTGCGCGAGGACGGCGGCTTCCGGCTCAGCGGCCGGTGGAGCTTCGCCTCGGGGATGCTGCACTCCCAGTACGCCCACAGCGCCGCCGCCATCGAGGGCACCGGCGAGATCCGGATCTTCGTCAACCCGATCGAGGACGTCCGGATCCTCGGCAACTGGGACGTACTCGGCCTGCGCGCCACCGGCAGCGTCGACTACGCCATCGACGATCTCTTCGTGCCGGAGTCGCAGACCCACGACTTCACCACCGACAGGCCGCTGCGCGGCGGCGCGATCTACCGCCTCGGCCTTCTCGACCAGGCACTCATCTGCCACTCCGGCTGGGCGCTCGGCATCGGCCGCCGGCTCCTCGACGAGCTGGCCCGGCACGCCTCGTCCCGAGCCGGCCGCCCGGGGCAGATCGCCGGCAGCGACGCCTTCCACACGGACTTCGCCCGCGCGGAGGCGGCGTTCCGCGCCGCCGCCGCGCTGATCCACCAGACGTGGGACGACGTGGAGAGCACCCTGGAGTCGGGCGGGACCCTCAGCGTGCGGCAGGAGACGATGGTACGGCTCGCGCTCAACCACATCACCTCGACGGTGGCGGAGACGGGCAGGTTCGTCTACGCGTCGGGCGGCACGTCGGCGCTGCGCGACGGGCTCGTGCAGCGGCTCTTCAGGGACGTCTGCGCGGGAGCCGCGCACATCACGTCGGGGCCGCAGGTGCTCGCGGAGTGCGGCCGCGAGCTGGCCGGGCTGGCCCCGGGCCGGACGTGGACGGTCTTCACCCTGGAGGACACCCGGCCCTGA
- a CDS encoding DUF4097 family beta strand repeat-containing protein, with the protein MRMKRAAVIAGLLGVSAALTGCGAGFTEETDTVSYEVGDDVRALRVEADSGTIEVVESQRRGVRVTEQLVWRKNKPETGHQVQGGTLVLSYECPAAFGFGAVATSCDVNYRVEVPRGLSVKVSSDSGTLTLKGLSGALDALSDSGAIEAEGLAVKQAVAKTDSGDVELVFTGAPDRVTVSSDSGRVTVGVPQGAYNVVATTDSGAKDVKVDTDPSAPRRIELTSDSGDLEVRTP; encoded by the coding sequence ATGAGGATGAAGCGTGCGGCCGTGATCGCCGGTCTGCTGGGGGTCTCGGCGGCGCTGACCGGCTGCGGCGCGGGGTTCACCGAGGAGACGGACACCGTGTCGTACGAGGTCGGCGACGACGTACGGGCCCTGCGGGTCGAGGCCGACTCGGGCACCATCGAGGTGGTGGAGTCGCAGCGGCGGGGCGTGCGGGTGACGGAGCAGCTCGTCTGGCGCAAGAACAAGCCGGAGACCGGCCACCAGGTGCAGGGCGGCACGCTGGTCCTGAGCTACGAGTGCCCGGCCGCGTTCGGGTTCGGCGCCGTCGCCACGTCCTGCGACGTGAACTACCGGGTCGAGGTGCCCAGGGGACTGAGCGTCAAGGTCAGCTCCGACTCCGGGACGTTGACGCTGAAGGGCCTGTCCGGCGCGCTGGACGCCCTGTCGGACTCGGGCGCGATCGAGGCCGAGGGGTTGGCGGTGAAGCAGGCGGTGGCCAAGACCGACTCGGGCGACGTCGAGCTCGTCTTCACCGGTGCGCCCGACCGGGTCACCGTCTCCTCCGACTCGGGCAGGGTGACGGTCGGGGTGCCGCAGGGGGCGTACAACGTGGTCGCCACCACCGACTCGGGGGCCAAGGACGTCAAGGTGGACACCGACCCCTCCGCCCCGCGCCGGATCGAGCTGACCAGCGACTCGGGCGACCTCGAAGTCCGCACCCCTTGA